The region TCGTCCAGCATTCTTTCATCAAATGCCGTTAAATAAACTCCTTTTACTTCCTGAAGTCCCAGTTCATGGCCTAAACGGACGTATTGGGGAAATTCTCTGTAATTACTTTCCATCATGGTCATTACTATGCTTAAATAGGGGAACTCTACCCCTCTTCTTTTCTTTTCATCTGCAATATCTTTTAATGCGCTGGTAATGGAGTCAAAGTCTGCTCCTGCCCGGATCTGGTTATTTGTTTCCGCACATGCCCCATCCAAACTCACAGTCAATAGCTCTACCTCATTGTTGAATATATCCTCTTTTAACTCTCTAAGCCTTGTACCATTGGTACAGAAAAACTTTCTTAGTCTATGTTCCTTCGCCCATTTTAGAAATTCCCTGAAATGAGGATGCAGCGTAGGCTCTCCCCATCCAAGTAAAGTCACTTCTTCAATTTTATCTGCTGCTGGTTCCAATAGAGGCAGCCAATCCTTGTGGAATAATGTGGGTTTAAATTCTACGGAACTGCGCCCGCACATTTTGCAATGAATGTTGCAGGCACTTGTCATCTCCAATACAATCCGTCTGGGATAGGATTGTAATATTGTTTTACCTGCAAGTGCTTCTTCTCTGTTTATCCTGCTGTTTTCTCTCTGTACCTCTGTCAATTCTCCGATATCTTTTAAATCCAGTGTTTTTGCTCTGATTAAACTCATTTTTTCTGCTCCTTCACTTATATATTGGACTACCTGGAGTTAAAAGCGTAATTTGGTAGCTTCCTGCAGATACTGAACAACCTGTTTTTTCAAGCAATTTTCCTCTGTCACTTGAATTACCTTATGGCAGCCGGCAGCCTTTCCCGCTTCCAGATCTCTTTCATCATCCCCAAATAATACACATTCCGATAGATCCAGGGATAAATCCTTCTGAGCCTGAAACAATAACCCCGGCTTTGGTTTTCTGCAGAAACAACCGTCATTCCAGCCATGAGTGCAGACATATATGCCATCTATCAAAATTCCCTCAACGGATAAATCTTTCTGCATTTTTTCGTGAATCTGTTCTAATGTATCTAACGTCAGATATCCCCGTGCAATTCCCGGCTGATTGGTAACTATAATAAGGGTATATCCATTCTCTTTCAATAATTTAAGTGCATCTATAGCTCCCTCCAGCCAGACAAACTGATCTGGTTTAACTATATATTCCCCTTTTGGCGCCCTTACATTTAGTGTGCCGTCACGGTCCAGAAAAGCAATTTTCTTAGGCCGGAAAAACTCCTTTGTCAAACGGATGCGGTCCCAGGAACCTACGCTGTAGTAACGATGTTCCACTTTAAATGCGTATAAAAGTCCCTTGTCAGCTAAAGCGGAATAAATGGCCTTTTCAAAATTGACATTGGTATCCGGCAGCATACTCAATACTTCTTTGCGAACCAGAGCATAACCGATGTCAACCATTGAAAGGCCTTCTTGGAATCTGCTTTTATCGTAAATGGTCACCTTCCCATTTTCATCTGCGCATAGATTATTCTTAGTATAGAAATCCCTATTGGCATAAGCAGTAACTTGTACCAAAGCGTTAGAGGAAAAAAACTTTTTTTCCGCTTCCTCCAAATCCATAGGGCAATAATTATCACAGTACATAAGCAAGAAACAATCTTTTATCATTGGTCCGGCATGTTTTAATCTGGTACCGGTATCATATTCCGGTGGTGTGATATCATATGTAACATTTAGTCCATACGCGGAACCATCACCCACAAATTCCTGTATTATCTGAGGCAGATAACCAAGAAGAAGCACCACTTCTTTTATGCCGAATTCTTTTATTTGATACA is a window of [Clostridium] saccharolyticum WM1 DNA encoding:
- a CDS encoding radical SAM protein; translated protein: MSLIRAKTLDLKDIGELTEVQRENSRINREEALAGKTILQSYPRRIVLEMTSACNIHCKMCGRSSVEFKPTLFHKDWLPLLEPAADKIEEVTLLGWGEPTLHPHFREFLKWAKEHRLRKFFCTNGTRLRELKEDIFNNEVELLTVSLDGACAETNNQIRAGADFDSITSALKDIADEKKRRGVEFPYLSIVMTMMESNYREFPQYVRLGHELGLQEVKGVYLTAFDERMLDESLYGKQQELQEIFGEAERLGEKLGIAVKLPCIQGEDSAGDFLHKDCYTGWRDFFLGSDGYVRSCMSTSRKLFHISKYASFNEMWNSEEYQDFRKRVNGSDMDLPCKNCYQASFANWNKKSAFIQTGNDFAPKWEE
- a CDS encoding HAD-IIIA family hydrolase, whose amino-acid sequence is MISQAVILAGGYGTRLQPFTDTKPKPMYEFEGRPFLEYLLYQIKEFGIKEVVLLLGYLPQIIQEFVGDGSAYGLNVTYDITPPEYDTGTRLKHAGPMIKDCFLLMYCDNYCPMDLEEAEKKFFSSNALVQVTAYANRDFYTKNNLCADENGKVTIYDKSRFQEGLSMVDIGYALVRKEVLSMLPDTNVNFEKAIYSALADKGLLYAFKVEHRYYSVGSWDRIRLTKEFFRPKKIAFLDRDGTLNVRAPKGEYIVKPDQFVWLEGAIDALKLLKENGYTLIIVTNQPGIARGYLTLDTLEQIHEKMQKDLSVEGILIDGIYVCTHGWNDGCFCRKPKPGLLFQAQKDLSLDLSECVLFGDDERDLEAGKAAGCHKVIQVTEENCLKKQVVQYLQEATKLRF